AATCACGCTCAAGGAGTAGCTTTTAGTTCTAACTATTTTAAAATTCCTGCAACGATTGTTATGCCTGAAAATACACCACTTACAAAAATTAACGGTGTAAAAGCTTACGGTGCTGAAGTTTTGCTGTACGGTTCCAATTATGACGAAGCATATTTATATGCGATTGAGTATGCACAAAAGCAAAATAGGGTTTTTGTGCATCCTTTTGCGGATGAAGAGGTAATGGCTGGCCAGGGGACGATATCTTTAGAGATTTTAGAAGCTTGTAAAGATATAGATGTGGTTGTTGTTCCTATAGGCGGTGGAGGGTTGATTGCAGGAATGGCAAGTGCTATAAAACAGATAAATCCCGCTATTAAAGTTATAGGAGTCACGGCTGCGGGTGCCCCGGCTATGAGAAACTCTTTTTATCTTGGACGTCCGATAGATTCAACTGATGTAAAAACTATAGCCGACGGAATAGCTGTTAGAGACACCTCTAAGATAACGTTGGATATCATTTTAGAGTGTGTGGATGAGATAGTTGAAGTTGACGATGAAGAGATAGCAGATGCCATACTTTTTTTGCTTGAAAATCAAAAGCTTGTTGTAGAAGGAGCCGGTGCGGTAGGAGTTGCCGCCCTTATGTATAATAAACTAAATGTAGAAAATCAAAAAGTAGCTATTGTTTTAAGCGGTGGAAATATCGATGTTACTATGTTATCTGTTATCATAGAA
This Nitrosophilus labii DNA region includes the following protein-coding sequences:
- the ilvA gene encoding threonine ammonia-lyase, encoding MIDLLKIKEAQKRVEQVAVKTPFAYAPILSKRYSSDVYLKKENLQVTGAFKIRGAFNKIAQLDESEKKMGVVAASAGNHAQGVAFSSNYFKIPATIVMPENTPLTKINGVKAYGAEVLLYGSNYDEAYLYAIEYAQKQNRVFVHPFADEEVMAGQGTISLEILEACKDIDVVVVPIGGGGLIAGMASAIKQINPAIKVIGVTAAGAPAMRNSFYLGRPIDSTDVKTIADGIAVRDTSKITLDIILECVDEIVEVDDEEIADAILFLLENQKLVVEGAGAVGVAALMYNKLNVENQKVAIVLSGGNIDVTMLSVIIEKGLIKSYRKMKLVVTLIDKPGSLMKLTEILASVGANIVQIGYDRTSASLAYGDANVSIGLETKGKEHQERIRELLTKNGYRFYEES